The following are from one region of the Arachis duranensis cultivar V14167 chromosome 10, aradu.V14167.gnm2.J7QH, whole genome shotgun sequence genome:
- the LOC107468728 gene encoding RING-H2 finger protein ATL52 has product MVFHHRRKLMPEICESICKVEKNCSSNCEECLKLCITNPQYYYYSQPPPPIPPLPLDDTSDHGKSHALSPYLVLALSVIGAAFFVVICCAIFARIFRRRRRSLSPPLSLRTQDNTRDDFFVDEEHGPVVDHPIWYIRTPGLQESIINAIAVCRYKRGEGLIEGTECSVCLSEFQEDESVRLLPKCNHAFHLPCIDTWLRSHTNCPMCRAPIVSNNTLRVPSMQHHNHNLNVLDSTSSSGSSSGSGSGSGSLEMRSVENINNGRSLRGMENTQNIGFELRNTEEDEEGEEQGQLGGERVLSMIRPRRSVSLDSSSVADIALAASAFVLSADLDSDSNRVLGDETESERIGSKRVNVNVNVNGNENENGASSSKGRGGGRGRSSSFRIRYLHSVVPSSMKRSRSFNGKYLVSSLYSRSQTQRKQNANNLRSF; this is encoded by the coding sequence ATGGTGTTTCACCATCGCAGAAAACTCATGCCAGAAATCTGCGAGTCCATCTGCAAAGTGGAGAAGAATTGTTCTTCAAACTGTGAGGAATGCCTCAAACTCTGCATCACCAACCCCCAATACTACTATTATTCCCAACCACCGCCACCGATTCCTCCTCTCCCCTTAGACGATACATCAGATCATGGAAAAAGCCACGCGCTCTCGCCCTACTTGGTCCTTGCTCTCTCCGTTATCGGAGCTGCTTTCTTCGTTGTTATTTGCTGTGCAATCTTCGCGAGGATCTTCAGAAGGAGGAGAAGATCCTTATCGCCACCGTTGAGTCTTCGAACACAGGATAATACGCGTGATGATTTCTTCGTTGATGAGGAGCACGGTCCTGTGGTGGACCACCCGATCTGGTACATCCGTACACCCGGTCTTCAAGAATCGATTATCAACGCAATCGCTGTTTGTAGGTATAAGAGAGGTGAGGGTTTGATTGAAGGAACAGAGTGCTCTGTTTGTTTGAGCGAGTTTCAAGAAGATGAGAGTGTTAGATTATTGCCAAAGTGTAACCACGCTTTTCATTTGCCTTGTATTGATACATGGCTTAGGTCACACACCAATTGTCCTATGTGTAGAGCTCCAATTGTTTCCAACAACACTCTTAGGGTTCCATCTATGCagcatcataatcataatcttAATGTTCTTGATTCAACTTCAAGTTCAGGTTCAAGTTCAGGTTCAGGTTCAGGTTCAGGTTCCTTGGAGATGAGATCTGTGGAAAATATTAACAATGGAAGAAGCCTTAGAGGAATGGAAAATACTCAAAATATTGGCTTTGAATTGAGGAACACGGAAGAggatgaagaaggagaagaacaaGGCCAATTGGGAGGTGAAAGAGTACTAAGCATGATTAGGCCAAGGAGATCTGTTTCTCTGGATTCTTCTTCTGTTGCAGATATTGCTCTTGCTGCATCTGCATTTGTTCTATCTGCGGATTTGGATTCCGATTCGAATAGAGTTCTTGGGGATGAGACTGAGAGTGAACGAATTGGTTCAAAGAGGGTTAATGTTAATGTTAATGTTAATGGAAATGAGAATGAGAATGGGGCAAGTAGTTCAAAAGGGAGAGGAGGAGGGAGagggagaagctcttctttcAGGATAAGGTATCTGCATAGTGTTGTTCCTAGTTCAATGAAGAGGTCACGTTCCTTCAATGGTAAATACCTTGTGTCTTCTTTGTATAGCCGCAGCCAAACTCAGAGGAAGCAAAATGCTAATAATCTGAGAAGCTTTTAA